Proteins from a single region of Apium graveolens cultivar Ventura chromosome 7, ASM990537v1, whole genome shotgun sequence:
- the LOC141672962 gene encoding flotillin-like protein 3, translating to MYKVAGPSEYLAITGLFIDDVKLAKKKYVYPFQKCVKFDISPVNYEFNVQAMSAEKLPFVLPAVFTIGPRVDDHDSLMLYAKLVSSHDRHSNHVNDLVMGVIEGETRVLAASMTMDEIFRGTKQFKQQVFDQVQLELNQFGLHIYNANVKQLVDVPGHEYFSYLGQKTQMEAANQAKVDVSEAKMKGAIGAKEREGLTLQNAAKVDAESKIMATRRQGEGNKEEIRIETEVQIYKNQRDAEVEQANAELTKKKAMWSQSARMAEVEAHKAVSIREAALQMEVEKQNALTMTEKLRAQDLSKANIEYDIQVQETNTKLYAKQKAAEAVLFEAQKKAEAQKASADADLYARQRAAEAELYSKLKEAEGMTALAQAQAFSVGNLLKQVGGNYSSLRDYLMIYNGTYKDVAQLNSDAVRGLQPKINIWTGAPGNGVGEGSSNGGGSGGALKEIAGLYGMLPPLLQTVNDQTGMRPPSWLATLPTDYSTN from the exons ATGTATAAGGTTGCTGGCCCTTCTGAGTACTTGGCCATTACTGGTCTCTTCATCGACGACGTAAAacttgcaaagaaaaaatatgtttACCCTTTCCAAAAGTGTGTTAAATTCGACATCTCTCCCGTTAACTATGAATTTAATGTCCAAGCCATGAGTGCCGAAAAACTGCCCTTCGTGCTCCCAGCTGTTTTCACCATCGGCCCCCGTGTTGATGATCATGATAGCCTCATGCTGTACGCTAAACTTGTCTCTTCCCATGACAGACATTCTAACCATGTCAATGATCTTGTCATGGGCGTTATCGAGGGTGAAACTCGGGTTCTTGCTGCTTCCATGACTATGGATGAAATCTTCAGAGGAACCAAGCAGTTTAAACAACAAGTGTTTGATCAAGTTCAGCTTGAACTTAATCAGTTTGGGCTTCATATATACAACGCCAATGTCAAACAACTTGTGGATGTTCCCGGGCATGAGTACTTTTCTTATCTAGGACAGAAGACTCAGATGGAGGCGGCCAATCAGGCTAAGGTGGATGTGTCCGAGGCCAAGATGAAAGGTGCTATTGGAGCCAAGGAACGAGAAGGATTAACGTTACAGAATGCAGCAAAGGTTGACGCAGAATCCAAGATTATGGCCACCAGGAGGCAAGGAGAAGGCAATAAGGAGGAAATAAGGATCGAAACGGAAGTGCAGATATATAAGAATCAGAGGGATGCAGAGGTTGAGCAGGCGAATGCAGAGTTGACAAAGAAGAAGGCCATGTGGTCTCAGTCAGCTAGGATGGCAGAGGTGGAGGCACACAAGGCAGTGTCCATAAGGGAGGCAGCTCTGCAAATGGAGGTGGAGAAGCAGAATGCTTTGACCATGACTGAGAAGCTTAGGGCTCAAGATCTCAGTAAGGCTAACATTGAATATGACATACAG GTACAAGAGACGAACACAAAGCTGTATGCGAAACAGAAAGCAGCTGAAGCAGTTCTATTTGAGGCGCAAAAGAAAGCGGAAGCACAGAAAGCGAGCGCAGATGCTGATTTGTATGCTCGCCAACGAGCAGCAGAAGCTGAACTCTATTCAAAACTGAAAGAAGCAGAAGGTATGACTGCACTAGCACAAGCACAAGCTTTCAGTGTTGGAAACCTCCTCAAACAAGTGGGAGGGAACTACTCTTCTCTCAGAGATTACTTGATGATCTATAATGGAACCTACAAGGATGTTGCCCAGCTTAACTCTGATGCGGTTCGTGGGCTGCAACCAAAGATAAATATCTGGACAGGGGCACCTGGTAATGGTGTTGGTGAGGGCAGTTCGAATGGTGGTGGCTCTGGTGGTGCGCTGAAAGAGATAGCGGGTTTGTATGGAATGCTACCGCCATTGCTGCAGACAGTAAATGATCAGACTGGAATGCGTCCACCATCTTGGCTAGCCACATTGCCAACTGATTATAGTACAAATTGA
- the LOC141672559 gene encoding putative germin-like protein 2-1, which yields MVEMIVLVGLLALSFCITMAADHSPLQDFCVAQSNSQVLLNGLACKNPSMVQATDFSFSGLHISGNTSNAVGSRVTLVSATQIPGLNTLGISLVRIDYAPWGINPPHTHPRATEILTVMEGSLEVGFVTSNPDNRLISKILHKGDVFVFPIGLIHYQRNVGKGNAMAIAGLSSQNPGVITIGNAVYGSKPAISSDILAKAFQVDKRVVSSIRSKF from the exons ATGGTAGAAATGATTGTCTTGGTAGGGCTATTAGCTCTTTCTTTCTGCATTACAATGGCAGCTGATCATAGCCCACTTCAAGATTTTTGCGTCGCTCAATCAAATAGCCAAG TGCTTCTAAATGGATTAGCATGCAAGAATCCGAGCATGGTTCAAGCCACCGACTTTTCCTTTAGCGGACTTCATATATCAGGCAACACAAGCAATGCAGTTGGCTCAAGGGTAACTCTGGTTTCTGCTACTCAAATTCCAGGACTAAATACGCTAGGCATCTCCCTTGTCCGAATTGACTATGCACCATGGGGCATCAATCCTCCCCACACACATCCTCGTGCCACAGAAATCTTAACTGTCATGGAAGGAAGCCTTGAAGTTGGATTTGTCACCTCAAATCCTGATAATCGATTAATTTCAAAAATACTGCATAAGGGTGATGTGTTTGTCTTCCCCATTGGTCTCATTCACTACCAACGAAATGTAGGAAAAGGCAATGCCATGGCCATTGCAGGTCTCAGCAGCCAAAATCCAGGAGTCATTACCATTGGAAACGCGGTTTATGGTTCAAAACCAGCTATATCAAGTGATATACTTGCCAAGGCATTCCAGGTGGACAAGAGGGTCGTCTCTAGTATACGGTCCAAGttctaa